In Desulfovibrio sp. JC022, the following proteins share a genomic window:
- a CDS encoding relaxase/mobilization nuclease domain-containing protein encodes MLMKVFRHGVGRGSKVIGYVTGQHDARRKVTPPEVLRGDPDSVCDLIDTTTRKWKYTSGVLSWAPGDKVTPEDEKKLMDGFESLAFSGMEPDQYSILWVRHGHAGHHEMHFVIPRTELRTDKAFNPCPPGWEKQYNPWCELQNRRRNWARPDELKRARLVSPGSSIQSYKSGNASEIRRTVTEAIVQGVKAGLIHNREDIINTLEEFGFAVPRKGKEYITIEIPKDDNDTVSQKRKNNRIRLKGVLYAESWTAEEFKQRAGLGRENEAANGRANAKFKADNSRRIAELEQRVAGIRETRAEYHRSRYKSRSYSDQEPSGKLDRKLKNNLTYPVVGLHSPHDSGLPNDHRRDHDLGEVGNQKIAGNISESQKFSTGINKSHGKSEKIKNSHRLGDFTIRSGGTEISHISQGRENPSDNNQARGRSFIHRGLSHERITAELIGFDEPDRTGPVPASSRPRRQDSGLGAGNTRLPGLADRIGESIERVGKIVRSMKKLMWRFKKVRDRGAGLGR; translated from the coding sequence ATGCTTATGAAGGTCTTCCGACACGGAGTCGGACGTGGTTCCAAAGTCATCGGATATGTGACCGGCCAGCATGACGCCAGAAGAAAGGTCACGCCGCCCGAAGTTTTGCGCGGTGATCCCGATTCCGTCTGCGACCTCATCGATACCACCACTCGCAAATGGAAATACACTTCCGGCGTTCTCTCGTGGGCTCCGGGCGATAAGGTCACGCCCGAAGATGAGAAGAAGCTCATGGACGGTTTTGAATCGCTGGCATTCTCCGGGATGGAGCCGGACCAATATTCCATCCTTTGGGTGCGACACGGCCATGCTGGCCATCATGAAATGCACTTCGTAATCCCGCGCACTGAGCTGCGCACGGATAAGGCCTTCAATCCCTGCCCGCCGGGATGGGAAAAGCAATACAACCCATGGTGCGAATTGCAAAATCGCCGCCGCAACTGGGCGCGGCCCGATGAGCTGAAACGCGCAAGACTGGTTAGCCCCGGCAGCTCAATTCAGAGCTACAAATCCGGCAATGCTTCCGAAATCCGGCGCACCGTGACCGAGGCCATTGTTCAAGGCGTCAAAGCCGGACTTATCCATAACCGAGAGGACATTATCAATACGCTGGAAGAGTTCGGCTTCGCAGTACCGCGCAAGGGCAAGGAATACATAACAATTGAAATACCGAAGGACGATAACGATACCGTTTCCCAGAAACGCAAAAACAACCGTATCCGTTTAAAAGGAGTACTTTATGCAGAATCATGGACAGCCGAAGAATTCAAACAACGCGCTGGGCTTGGCCGAGAAAATGAAGCAGCAAATGGACGAGCAAACGCAAAGTTCAAAGCAGATAATTCAAGAAGAATTGCAGAACTTGAGCAGCGAGTTGCAGGAATCCGCGAGACACGAGCTGAGTACCATCGAAGCCGCTATAAAAGCAGAAGTTATTCAGATCAGGAGCCGTCAGGAAAGCTTGATAGAAAGCTTAAAAACAACCTCACGTATCCCGTTGTTGGTCTCCATAGTCCTCACGATTCTGGTCTGCCTAACGATCATCGGAGGGACCATGATCTGGGAGAAGTGGGAAATCAAAAAATTGCAGGAAATATCAGCGAATCTCAAAAATTCTCAACTGGTATCAATAAATCTCACGGAAAATCAGAAAAAATCAAAAATTCTCATCGACTGGGGGATTTCACCATACGTTCAGGAGGGACAGAAATATCTCATATTTCCCAAGGGCGTGAAAATCCATCCGACAACAACCAAGCACGGGGACGCAGCTTTATACATAGAGGATTAAGCCATGAACGAATTACAGCAGAGCTTATTGGATTTGATGAACCGGATCGAACGGGACCAGTCCCAGCGTCTAGCCGCCCAAGACGCCAAGATAGCGGCCTTGGAGCAGGAAATACAAGGCTGCCGGGACTTGCAGACCGAATTGGAGAGAGTATTGAGCGAGTTGGAAAAATTGTTCGCTCGATGAAAAAGTTAATGTGGAGGTTTAAGAAAGTCAGAGACCGGGGAGCTGGGCTTGGGAGGTAA
- a CDS encoding PD-(D/E)XK nuclease family protein, whose translation MTDIACNNDSVNGIEFWESFFDQYKDFSDQREWEKKQGINDFNILTTVLKSTDEVRLHTRYLYALLNPKGLHYQGTLFLEIFMTAIGYKDWLDYKKTRVRKEYSLIDSKDDDQQNQVDLYITDGNRHIIVENKLNAVDQKGQIARYAQTIHDKYDLEHTDLLFVYLNKGREPEGRALKWNNEGYNIDQSHQTLKNKSSGSNICLYISIQYSKEIISWINESIKAINHIESLKFALNDYKVAVDKATKKYMSNIMTLEKFLEGKTPKEENQFYLQAMRAAEELPKLQIRWFKTMVKELKKTMSGYETEGKAIPISVAECPELDSFFYKDKMASLYINKKEKSSYNKGWFWKITTGKFCNKALLCIVYGRYYLHVGLVPIDFIDSDIDCIRINLSKNDDFINKNKSIDLKAYDAMRKKLPNFISNAVNLIEELPALKDFSTSFQANLIKELLKEDGV comes from the coding sequence ATGACAGATATTGCGTGTAATAATGACTCTGTTAATGGAATAGAGTTCTGGGAGTCTTTTTTTGACCAATATAAAGATTTTAGCGACCAAAGAGAATGGGAAAAGAAACAAGGTATAAACGATTTTAATATTTTAACAACGGTACTTAAATCCACAGATGAAGTCCGTTTGCACACGCGCTATCTATATGCGCTACTAAATCCCAAAGGCCTTCACTACCAAGGGACACTGTTTCTAGAAATTTTTATGACCGCTATAGGATATAAAGACTGGTTAGACTATAAAAAAACAAGGGTACGCAAAGAATACAGCCTTATAGATAGCAAAGACGATGATCAGCAGAATCAAGTTGATCTCTATATCACTGATGGAAATAGACATATTATTGTTGAAAACAAATTAAATGCAGTCGATCAAAAAGGGCAAATAGCTCGTTATGCCCAGACTATTCATGATAAATACGACCTTGAACATACAGATTTACTTTTTGTATATCTTAATAAAGGCCGAGAGCCAGAAGGTAGAGCGTTGAAATGGAACAATGAAGGTTACAATATAGATCAAAGTCATCAAACTTTAAAAAACAAATCTTCTGGCTCTAATATTTGTCTTTATATTAGCATTCAATACTCAAAAGAAATTATTTCATGGATTAACGAATCCATAAAAGCCATAAATCATATTGAATCGTTAAAATTTGCTTTAAATGATTACAAAGTAGCTGTTGATAAAGCCACAAAAAAATATATGAGCAATATAATGACACTAGAAAAATTCTTAGAAGGCAAAACACCAAAAGAAGAAAATCAATTTTACCTTCAAGCTATGCGTGCTGCTGAGGAGTTACCTAAACTCCAGATACGTTGGTTTAAAACAATGGTAAAAGAACTAAAAAAAACTATGTCTGGATATGAAACTGAAGGGAAAGCAATACCTATTTCCGTTGCTGAATGTCCAGAGCTGGATTCATTCTTTTACAAAGATAAAATGGCATCTTTATATATTAATAAAAAAGAGAAATCTTCATACAACAAAGGGTGGTTTTGGAAAATAACTACTGGAAAATTTTGCAACAAAGCTTTGCTCTGTATTGTATATGGTAGGTATTATTTACATGTCGGCTTAGTTCCAATTGATTTTATAGATTCTGATATAGATTGTATTAGAATCAACCTGTCGAAAAATGACGACTTTATAAATAAAAATAAGTCTATAGACTTGAAAGCATATGATGCGATGCGTAAAAAACTGCCAAATTTTATCAGCAATGCGGTCAATCTTATTGAAGAACTTCCTGCCTTGAAAGACTTTTCGACAAGTTTTCAAGCAAATCTTATTAAAGAGTTGCTTAAAGAGGATGGTGTTTAA
- a CDS encoding AlpA family transcriptional regulator: protein MRTETNHTAYHLPNTGFVRLVDVLKVIPVSKTTWWKGIQTGRFPKPVKLTERTTAWRVCDIHKLIEELEA from the coding sequence ATGCGAACCGAAACCAATCATACCGCATACCATCTGCCCAATACGGGCTTTGTAAGACTTGTTGATGTCCTGAAAGTCATTCCTGTTTCCAAGACAACTTGGTGGAAAGGAATCCAGACCGGACGCTTTCCAAAGCCTGTAAAACTTACCGAGCGCACAACCGCTTGGCGGGTCTGCGACATCCACAAACTCATCGAAGAGCTGGAAGCATAG
- the mobC gene encoding plasmid mobilization relaxosome protein MobC, whose protein sequence is MKNEEKRTEFVNTRVTPTEKHLLKIQAEAEGMSLGDFVRVQLNRPRVRKTKVERQKVIHLARIGNNLNQIARWANTYKKNAEVAQVVLVLLEIREEFKCL, encoded by the coding sequence ATGAAGAATGAAGAGAAGCGCACCGAATTCGTGAACACGCGGGTCACTCCCACGGAAAAGCACTTGCTCAAAATTCAGGCTGAAGCGGAAGGCATGAGCCTCGGAGATTTTGTCCGCGTGCAGCTCAATCGACCGCGCGTCAGGAAGACAAAAGTCGAAAGGCAGAAGGTCATCCATCTGGCCCGCATCGGAAACAACCTGAACCAGATCGCCCGTTGGGCTAATACATATAAAAAGAATGCCGAGGTCGCGCAGGTTGTGCTGGTCCTGCTAGAAATCAGGGAAGAGTTCAAATGCTTATGA
- a CDS encoding MBL fold metallo-hydrolase — protein MKIIIHRGTNEIGGSCVEVENNGTRILLDAGSPLDDSPAFLPDSIDSFDGVFISHGHQDHYGLIEHLPDEVPLYIGDIAWKFMNSLRLFLEKPILEVNNKTSLDAGKSYSVGSISVTPYLVDHSAPQAFGFLIEGDGKRIYYSGDFRSHGRKSQTFDYLCKNIPQRIDAILLEGTMMKRDNLDFSSETDVEKGMVESIKSEEGLVLVSCSSQNIDRIVSLYRATKRTGRTLVVDIYTAWILRLAQQMSSNLPDISWDNMKVFSRNKPASGYYKRIKEHHEFFGNFKYDLYKKENELSLDDLRAAPSAYVLKMSDYWLNYVKELLPNYSSTVIYSQWAGYLDEGASYFNENAANLQKLENSKFELIHTSGHAVRDDLIKLVESIKPRTVIPMHTEHKDMYTEYFKNVHILEDGEVYKL, from the coding sequence ATGAAAATTATTATTCATCGTGGAACAAATGAAATAGGTGGTTCTTGTGTCGAAGTCGAAAACAACGGCACAAGAATCCTTTTAGATGCAGGATCACCACTGGATGACTCCCCTGCTTTTTTGCCAGATTCAATTGATTCGTTTGATGGTGTTTTTATTTCACATGGGCATCAAGATCATTATGGATTGATTGAACATCTTCCTGATGAAGTTCCTTTGTATATTGGTGATATAGCTTGGAAATTTATGAACTCTTTGCGTCTCTTCTTGGAAAAACCAATTTTAGAGGTCAACAACAAGACCAGCCTTGATGCTGGTAAATCTTATTCTGTCGGAAGCATTTCTGTGACTCCTTATCTTGTGGACCATTCTGCTCCTCAAGCTTTTGGTTTTCTTATCGAAGGTGACGGAAAGCGAATTTATTATTCCGGTGATTTCAGAAGCCATGGAAGAAAGTCTCAGACTTTTGATTATTTATGTAAGAATATTCCCCAAAGAATTGACGCGATCCTTCTAGAAGGAACGATGATGAAACGGGATAATTTGGATTTTTCCAGTGAAACAGATGTTGAAAAAGGAATGGTTGAATCAATCAAATCGGAAGAAGGTTTGGTTCTTGTTAGCTGTTCATCTCAGAATATCGATCGGATAGTTTCCCTGTACAGAGCAACCAAAAGAACAGGCCGAACACTCGTTGTTGATATTTATACTGCATGGATATTGCGCCTCGCTCAGCAAATGTCATCAAACCTTCCAGACATTAGTTGGGATAATATGAAAGTTTTTTCAAGGAATAAGCCAGCTTCTGGTTACTATAAAAGAATTAAAGAGCATCACGAGTTCTTCGGTAATTTTAAATATGATCTATATAAAAAAGAGAATGAACTGAGCTTGGACGATCTCCGCGCAGCCCCTTCTGCATATGTATTAAAGATGAGTGACTATTGGCTGAATTATGTGAAGGAGCTGCTGCCCAATTATTCGTCCACAGTGATCTATTCACAATGGGCAGGCTATTTAGACGAAGGAGCCTCCTACTTTAACGAGAATGCAGCGAACTTGCAGAAATTAGAAAACTCTAAATTTGAACTTATCCATACCAGTGGACATGCCGTTCGGGACGATTTGATCAAATTGGTTGAATCTATAAAGCCAAGAACAGTCATACCAATGCATACGGAGCATAAAGATATGTATACTGAATATTTTAAGAATGTGCATATCTTGGAGGATGGTGAGGTATATAAATTATGA
- a CDS encoding DUF3987 domain-containing protein, which translates to MSDMASMAYGGGSLLPSPSSFPHGVLPPSIEDSLDVAASAYNVPLAVPAITFLAVIGATVGRTRGLEVKPSWITHPNLYWALVAKSGTGKSPCSAAIMKPIHEKDQTEYQKHKQELSEYELDLKEWKAEFARAQRENESLPDKPVCPVWKQSYIEDSTTQALGTILAGNPRGVLWYRDELAGLLSDLGRYDNKGGDGGDKARLLSAYDCGPWKVSRSTREGLHIPHACVSIFGTVQPKLLPNLFKPQDTISGFLPRFLFVRCEQEAPPLWTSKSFDGEQAELIHGFIHQAQGLNFGSEDSPQIISLSEAARDLVQEWYDQQVLAHWYQPELEQFEALAPKLRGAFFKLSLIIHMLDCWSAGKSELCPVLPESIQRTIQLMQWLEEQQRQVWTLLSAGNKFQETTTIGRRVARAIVALSKDMNQSLLPTSKIVEFLNQDLADSFHVKADAVGKSYKELGIEIGRNSRERGAKLTPEIIKTLSQYFPAEKGVIPVTGVIDPDKNKEIQIDTRMTAGVTPENQASPDVTAEKCNNINIMKQE; encoded by the coding sequence ATGTCTGACATGGCGTCTATGGCTTATGGAGGGGGCAGCTTGCTCCCTTCGCCTTCTTCTTTTCCGCATGGAGTGCTTCCGCCCAGCATCGAGGATTCGCTCGATGTCGCGGCTTCGGCCTACAATGTTCCGCTTGCGGTTCCGGCTATCACCTTTCTTGCGGTGATCGGGGCCACGGTGGGCAGGACTCGCGGCCTTGAAGTGAAGCCAAGCTGGATAACACACCCGAACCTGTACTGGGCATTGGTTGCCAAATCCGGCACGGGCAAAAGCCCTTGCTCTGCTGCGATCATGAAGCCGATCCATGAAAAGGATCAGACCGAGTACCAGAAGCATAAGCAGGAGCTTTCCGAATACGAGCTGGATTTAAAGGAATGGAAAGCTGAATTCGCCCGCGCCCAGCGAGAAAATGAAAGCCTCCCGGATAAGCCGGTCTGTCCTGTATGGAAGCAAAGCTATATTGAAGATAGCACCACGCAAGCCCTCGGCACTATTCTGGCCGGAAATCCTCGTGGTGTTCTCTGGTATCGTGACGAATTGGCCGGGCTGCTCTCCGATCTTGGCCGCTACGACAATAAAGGCGGCGATGGAGGTGATAAAGCCCGGTTGCTTTCCGCTTATGATTGCGGACCATGGAAGGTTTCGCGCAGCACTAGAGAAGGGCTGCATATTCCGCACGCCTGCGTTTCCATTTTCGGGACGGTCCAGCCGAAGTTGCTGCCGAACCTCTTCAAACCGCAAGATACGATTTCTGGCTTTCTGCCGCGTTTCCTTTTTGTTCGCTGTGAGCAGGAAGCACCGCCGCTTTGGACATCCAAAAGTTTCGATGGAGAGCAAGCGGAACTTATTCATGGATTCATTCATCAAGCGCAGGGCTTGAATTTCGGGTCGGAAGATTCGCCGCAAATTATCAGCTTGTCAGAGGCTGCGCGTGATCTGGTGCAGGAGTGGTACGACCAGCAGGTTCTGGCCCACTGGTATCAGCCGGAGCTGGAGCAGTTTGAAGCTCTGGCTCCAAAACTGCGCGGTGCGTTTTTCAAGCTTTCGCTGATCATCCACATGCTTGATTGCTGGAGCGCAGGCAAATCCGAACTCTGTCCGGTCCTCCCGGAGTCGATTCAAAGAACGATTCAGTTGATGCAATGGCTTGAGGAGCAGCAAAGGCAGGTCTGGACTCTGCTCTCTGCCGGGAACAAATTTCAGGAGACTACGACCATCGGCCGCAGAGTTGCGCGGGCCATCGTTGCCCTTTCAAAAGATATGAATCAGAGCCTGTTGCCGACTTCAAAAATTGTAGAATTTCTGAATCAAGATTTGGCAGATTCTTTCCATGTGAAAGCGGACGCGGTGGGCAAGAGCTACAAAGAATTGGGCATCGAAATCGGACGCAACAGCCGCGAAAGAGGTGCCAAACTCACCCCGGAAATCATCAAAACGCTCTCCCAATACTTTCCTGCCGAAAAAGGCGTCATACCCGTCACAGGCGTCATTGACCCTGATAAAAACAAAGAAATTCAGATAGATACGAGAATGACGGCTGGAGTGACACCTGAGAATCAGGCGTCACCGGATGTCACCGCAGAAAAGTGCAATAATATCAATATAATGAAACAGGAATGA